The genomic stretch TCTTTGTCGAAACATGAAGAATACATTTTATGACCCAACATCTAATAATATCTTAGCATGAAACAAAAGTAAAAAAAAATAACCAGCATCATAGATTATGCTGGCAATAATGTACTTTCTTTGAATAATTTGCGAAATTCATCACCAGATAACACTTCTTCTTTAAGCAGGATACTTAAGGATTGATCAAAGATAGGACCGTGATCAATGAGCAGCTGTTTGGTACGGGAGAAAAGTTCATTTAATATCGCTGCGTTTTCTTTCGACATGTCCGCTTGAGAGACCATCTCCAGATGCACGATTCCGAGTTCTGTAAGTCCAGAGCTGATCATGGTCTTGACTATATCTAACGCTTGCTCAAAATCATTTCTCGAACCCGTACTGCGGCCCCCGTAGTAAATTTCCTCTGCTGCCGCACCGCCAAGCGCAATCATAATTTGAGCTTCTAAAAAGTCTTTGGTGTATAAGTATTGTTCTACTTGCGGGTTATGTCTTACATAGCCTAACGCTTGTCCACGCGGGCTTAATGCAACTTGTCCCACACTATTTGGACGTACAGCTTCTGCCGCAATGGCATGTCCTAATTCGTGTACGGCTACCCGTTTTTTCTCGTCTTCATTTGATTCTCTGTCTGTTTTTTCACCCATCATCACCTTATCAATGGCCATGGATAGATGTTTTTGTGTAATGTACTGGCTATCATCCCGCATCGCATAGATCGCTGCTTCGTTCATTAGACTTTCCAGTTGTGCGCCAGAGAAGCCATAGGATTCTTCTGCAATTTTGTCCATGTTAATGTTTTTATCGAGCGGCTTGTTTTTGGCATGCAGTTCAAGAATGTGTCTGCGTCCTTTTTTATCTGGCAAGTCCACTTGTATATGTCTATCAAAACGTCCTGGGCGAAGCAAAGCGCTGTCCAGCATTTCTTTACGGTTGGTTGCAGCTATGATTAGAATACGCGGCGCATCTGATGTATAAATCCCATCCATTTCCGTCAGAAGCTGGTTCAGGGTCTGATCGTATTCACGTTGTTGCCCGCCTTCTCGCTTACCGCCAATAACATCGATCTCATCAATAAAAATAATTGCATTTTCTTTGTTTTCCTTGGCTGCTCGTGTTCTCGCGTCACGGAATAACTCCCGAACACGGCCCGCACCTACACCTACATACATCTCTACAAATTCACTGCCTGATGTAGCAATAAACACGGAATTCGTGTAATGTGCTGCTGCTTTGGCCATAAGTGTCTTACCTGTTCCCGGAGGTCCGGTTAACAAGATTCCTTTTAAGGGACGGATACCAAATTTCTGTATTTCCTCATGTCTGATTAAAAAATCAAGAGCCTCTCTAAGCTCCTGTTTCGCACTATCTTGACCGCCTATTTCCTCAAAAGTGAGCTTCGGCGGACCTGCCTTTTTTCGTTTTCTTTCACTGCTTGCACCGACGGTCAGACCGCCGCGCATCTGCATGAGAAGAAATACACCTCCAACAAGAAGACCCATAAGCAATAAAGGAACTACATTTACCCCGATATAGACGAGAAATAAAATGATGACGGGCGTTGCTCCAATCAAGATTTCCTTGGTCCATTTAGGCATTTGGCCATACCCCCATCGTTGCCGACTGCCGCGGCAAAATAATAAACTTGCTAGCTTCTCCGTCAGATAAACTTACATACACATTCTGATCATCCATATCGTAATCTACTTGTATGCTGCCGTCGCTCATTTTCTGCAGTTCTTCAGGAATCTGCGTATATTGTCTTGTTTCCATTGCTTCTGCTACCGTAAATAAGGCACTTGACCAAAATTCGTCGAGTTCCTCTGTAGAATGATTTTTGACGTCAAGTTTAAGTTTCTTTCCCTTTAAATACGGATTTCCATCTGTATGAATAAGTTCAACTAGACCCCTAAGATTCGTTTGAGGTTCCAAATCGAGATTCAAAGTCACTTCCTTTGGGTTAATATCTATTTGAACATTGTTGACACCCTCGTATGTTGATACCAATTTGTCAATTGGTTTAATCATAGCCACCTGACGGTAGGCAAACCAGCCTCCAAACAACAATGTAGCAGTAACGAACAAAGATACTGCAATTGGTATAGGACGCAATTTCAAGTGACAACCTCCCTTGCTTTTTAGTCTTTTTATTGTTTTTACTGTAAATAAAATCTATAAATATAGCATAACATATCGTAAGCATGAAATCTAAACTATGAAATATTTTTCTATGTTACCACATAAAATACCCCCCGAATGATCTATATCGACCATTTGGGGGGTATTGGTTATATCTATTTTAATCCTTAATCGGGAAGTTGATATCCATTCCCTATTTCAGTTCCATCACTAAATTGGTAGAATCGATACACATATTTGCCATCTTGCTTATAAAAGAGCTGCCATACATATGTTTTATTGTAGTAGCTTGGATGCAAATGAATAATCTCTATATTGCCTAACTCTGCAGCGATTTTGGCGTACATTTCATCTTCAGAGAAACTATTCTCAATGAGTTCAGTATGAACACTATTCTTTCCACTTACTGGTTTATGATCCATTCCGAATCGAACCCAGACCATAATTGGCTTACTCTCGCTGTTCGTGCCTTCAATCGTCCAATAGATCGACTCTTCTCCCCAAACTGATTTCTGCGTTTTTGTAACGGATGTAAGCTGTGCCTGCTGCTCTGCAATCGATACCGCCAGGTCTCTTTCTGCCCACTGATCTTTCATTACATAAACATAAAATTGATAAATTCCAAATAAAATTAGTAATACGGTAAGAATACTAATGTATATCCACTTTTTACGATTTCTCCTCAAGGCGGGACTCCCTTCTCACCCTTCGTTCCGTTAGCGGGCTTTCAGTCCTTTAAATGCAGATTCTGCTTCACGCTTAATACGTTCTTCATCTAAAGTAAGAGCTTCACCATCTTTTAACAACTGCTTGCCATCCACCCAAACATGTTTTACGTCTTTAGCACTTGCCGAGTATACAACATGGGAGATCAAATCTGAATACGGCAAAAAGTGCGCCTGATCTAAATCAATCGCTATAAAATCTGCTTTTTTACCTGCTGCAAGCGTTCCCGTATCTTCAACATAGATCGATTTTGCTCCATATTCTGTTCCCATACGTAGAGCTTCTGTCGCTGGAACCGCCGTTGGGTCACCAGAGACTCCTTTATGGATAAGGGCTGCGAGACGCATCTCTTCAAACATGTCCAGATTATTATTGCTTGCAGGTCCATCCGTTGCTAAGGATACAACAACCCCCGCTTTTAATAAATCCGGAACTCGAGCTACACCGCTGGCAAGTTTGAGGTTACTTCCTGGATTGTGCGCTACTGCCACATTATATTTAGCAAGAATCTCAATTTCTTCGTCAGTTAAATGAACCGCATGCGCCACGAGAGATGGACGGGAGAAGAAGCCCAATTTTTCTAAGTGAGCAACCGGACGAAGTCCATAATCTTTCACATTCTGCTCTACCTCTGCCTTTGTCTCAGACATGTGCGTATGAAGCGGTAAGTCCAAGTCATGCGCCGCCTGAACAAATTTCTCAATAAACTCAGGTCCACATGTATACGGTGCATGAGGTGACAACATCGTAGTAATTCTGCCATTCGCCTGCCCGTTCCATTCCTTGGCAAAAGAAGTCGCTTCTGCAAGTTTAGCAGCTCGCAGTTCATCTGAACCGAATCCAATAACACCGCGCATCAGGCTTGCTCGTATCCCCGACTCCTCTACTACTTTAGCCACTTGATCCATCTGATCATACATGTCTAGAAAAGCGGTTGTGCCCCCTTTAATCATCTCCAGGATCGACAAGGAAGCTCCCCAGTATACATCGTCTGCCGTGAACTTCTCTTCCATTGGCCACATTTTTTCTTGAAGCCAGATTTGGAGTGCAAGGTCATCTCCATATCCTCTCAGAAGAGACATAGCAGCGTGACCGTGCGTATTGATTAGACCCGGAATAAAGAGTAAATTTTTCCCGTCAAAAACGGTTGTTTCTTCCTCCCCCTCAGGGAGTTTCTCGCCTATGTAGACAATCTTATCATTCTCTACAAGCATATACCCTTTTACGATTCGCCATTCTGGATCACTAACTGCGAATTGTCCGTTCTTAATAAGCCATTTATGACTATTCATCTTCTGTAACTTCCTTTCCTTCTTCGCTTTCCAGATAATAAGCAAGGCTTAATAGATCTGTTGTGAAATCGGCCGTATGGATCCGAATATGCGGCGGAGCTTTAATAATAATCGGTGCAAAATTAAGTATGGCCTCTATACCTGCTTCAACCATGCAATCCGCTACACGCTGAGCTTCAAAATCAGGCACCGTAATGATTCCAATTCGGATATTACGTTCTTTCACTGTATCCTGTAACTCTTCCATTGGCTGCACCGTAAGTGTATTGATCATCGTTCCAATTTTTTTATCATACGAGTCAAACACGGCAACAATCTTCATATTGTCTTTTACATAGCGGTTATAGTTAGATAAAGCTTGACCGAGGTTCCCTGCTCCAACGAGGGCAACATTGATGACTTGGTCAATTTTGAGGATTTGACGAATTTTATCGATAAGATAAGCAACGTCATATCCGATTCCTTTCCGTCCAAAATCGCCAAAATAAGCTAAATCTTTACGGATCTGAGCTGGATTTAAATCCAGTTTAAGTCCGAGTTCTTGAGAGGATACCGTTGTCACTTCTCTTTTATATAACTCCTGCAGATAACGCAGATATACGGGCAGCCGGCGAACGACTGCCTCTGAAATTTTATCCGACTTCAATGTTAACTCCCCCTTACATCAAAACACAAATTACTTATGTTCCGTCTTATTCTTTATTCGTTTCATGTTCCATCAGCCATTCACTAATCCTTGGAACCATTTTTTCCGTAACCATGTGTTCCATTTTGGGACCTGGCAGGGAGTACAAAAAGTACTTTCCATAATAGGATTCAATAACCCTTGTATCATAAACGATAACGATACCTCTGTCCTGTGCTGTACGAACGAGCCGGCCAAAACCTTGTTTGAACCGGATCACTGCCTGTGGAACAGAAAGTTTCATGAAAGGGTTTTTCTTTTCTTTTTCCAAAAGTTCACTTTTTGCTTCCACCACCGGATGGCTGGGCGGCTGGAAAGGCAGCCGCACGATTGCAAGGCAAGTTAAAGCTTCTCCTGGAATATCTACACCTTCCCAGAAGCTGCTTGTTCCAAGCAAGACAGAAGCCTTAGCCTCTTGGAACCGACGTGTAAGTTTGGTCCGGCTGCCTGTATCTACCCCTTGTCCAAGCACCGTGATGTCACTAGCTGCAAGTGCTTCTTTTAGTGGCTCATGCACTTGTCTCAGCATACGGTAGGATGTAAACAACACTAACATTCTGCCTTTGGTTGCCTTCGCTGTCTCTGCAAGTGAAGTCACCAGCATACTTACAAAGTGATCATCCCCTACACTTCCTTTTACGCTTGGAAAATCGCGGGGAATGACAAGAAGTGCCTGATCCCTATAATTAAATGGCGATGGCAGCAAGGACGTCAAAAGCCTGCCTTTTTCCTGTGCCTCTGATAGTCCGAGCTGATCGATCATAAACTGAAATGACTTGTCTACAGATAACGTAGCAGAGGTCAGGATCACACTGTGTTTTTTATCAAAAAACAGTTCCTTCAAATGTGAACTTACATCGACAGGAACTGCGTATAGCTGCAGAGACTTACTTCTAAACTGACCGCTTGCTTCAAGCCAGTATACGGTACCTGTATCGTCAAGCCGCATAAAGAGTCTCAGATTATCCCTAAGTTCTGCTAAGTCTCTGACAAGACCTGTGATATCCGTAATGAGACTATCTGACGCATAATCATCTAGCTCTTCTCTCACTTCTCCAAGCAGCTTATCTGCTTTGCGAACCATTTCGCCTACTGTGACATAAAACTGATTTTCATGTTTTGAGATTTTGTCCCATGCTTTTGGCTTTGATTGCGGCTTCAGTCTAAGTGAAAACTGTCCCGAATCTCCTGGCGCAGCATCCATTCTCTCTGGTAACAGCTTAAACAGCATATCACTCAGTGTATCCCATTCTTCCTTCGCTTCTAGAGCAAATGGGAACAATTCGTCAATAGCTGAAGTCCATTCCACGTATTTCTCATGTCCTGACTGATCAATTTGCTGACGAAGTGCAGGAAATTGACCGTTACGACTATCTTTAAACAGTCTTGTTAGCGTATGGACCACTGAGAAATATTTCATGTGCATCCCAAGATGTTTACCCGCTACGTCTTCTAGATGATGAGCTTCATCTATCACTAAATAGTCATAACTTGGAAGCAGTTGATGGCTGGCTTTCACATCTGTAAACAGTTTCGAGTGATTGGTAATTACAACATCTGCAATTCCTGCTTCATGACGTGCACGATGATAAAAACATTTTTTAAACCAAGGGCAGCTCCGTCCTAAACAGGATTCAGACTCGCTTTGTACGGTTTCCCAGAAATCTGTTCCCCGGTGGCTTAAGTTTAGTTCTTCATCATCTCCGGTTTCTGTTTGCGTGAGCCAGACGAGCATCTGAGCCGCTGTAAACACATCTTCTTTGGGTGTAGCAAATTCTTTATTATTCAGCTTCTGTTCAAACTTACGCAGACAAAGATAATGTCCACGACCTTTGAAGATCGCTGCTTTAAAAGGAAAAGGAACGACTTTGGTTAACAAAGGAAGATCACGTTCACGCAGTTGTTCCTGCAGGTTTATCGTGTGTGTACTTACCGTAACCTTCGTCTCCTGCTTAACACTTTGGTAAATTGAAGGCAACAAATATCCAAGGGATTTACCTGTTCCTGTTCCTGCCTCAATTAGTAAATGCTTGTCCTCATATAGAGCTTTATTCACTTCGTCAAACATCATGTTTTGCGCTTCCCGTTGTTCATAGTTGGGAAGTTTATCTTTTAAGTTCTGTTGAACCTTCTCCATATACGCGCTGAACGATTCATTCTCCAAAGGGTTCGGTGCATGTTCGTCCCGCGGCGGAGCAATCGTAGACCAATCATCAATGGCGAGCGCAAGTTGTCTGTAATATTTCTGACCGTCCAGATCCTGAATCGGCTCGCTTTCCTTCTCTGTCAGCAGTCCATCCAAAAACCAGCCGAAATCACTTTCCTCTGCAGGAAAGAGATCCGAGAGACGCTGCAGTGTAATCAAAGGTAAACCTCTCAGTTCGTCTATACTTTTAAGAAATACATGAGCGGTTGCGAGTGCATCGCTATCCGCTTGGTGCGGTCTGTCATGTTCAAATCCAAATTCAGTTGAAACATAACCCAGCTGGTAAGAGGAAAGCGAAGGAAAACAAATTTTTAAAAAGTCCATCGTATCCAAAATACGGCCTGTAAACGGCAGGTATCCGCATCGATCTAATGCATTTTGCAAAAAGTAAAAGTCAAAAGCTACATTATGGCCAACAAGTACAACATCATCCAGCAATGGAACAAGTTCCATCATCATTTCTTCAAGATGAGGTGCATCTTTGACATCGTCGTCCGAAATTCCAGTAAGTCCAGTAATAAAAGGTGGAATGGGAACGCCGGGATTGACATAAGAGCTGTATGTCTCTTTTATACTTAAATCATGATCTATTATGGTAAGTCCAACCTGGGTAATTTCACCATCAGACTGAGTACCTGTTGTTTCAAAATCAAGCACGGCAAATTTCATTACAATTAAACGTTCCCTTCATCCAGTCTCTTTAGTAGCATAGCAAAAAAAAAGACTTTTGAACATTAGAGCACAAAAAAAGGACGATGCCAAATGAAGAGACATCGCCTTTTTGATGCACTGCACTGCCTTTTAATGCATCTCTAGGAGAGAGCAAGCAACTGAGTTCCATAATGGAGTTTTCCGCTATTGGATCTGCATGCTTCCAGATTATACAGCGGCTCTTGCAAACTGGGATCAAGCTTTAGAGAAAGGGCAAAACAGGAAAGTGCTTTCTCGAGATCCGTATGTTTGGCATGGATACAGCCAAGTGCATTATAAGCCAGCGCTTTAAGTCTAGGCTGATCGCTGTTCAGCAAAATTCGATTCAGTTCCTTTGCAGCGACATGTGTTTCTTCTAAATGAAGATACGACACAGCTAAATACAGACGGGACATTAAACTTTCCGGGTACAATTCAACGACTTTGTTAAATTCTTCAGCCGCATGTTTATACATAAGAAGCTTAAAATACCCCTGTCCTTTGACAAAAGATTGAAGCTTGAGTTCTGGAATCATGGTAAAGGGATCCGTTCCGCGGAACAAACCGCTTTCCCGTATCCGAGCCATTTTTTCTTCAAATGACATCCACTCATCCATGATTCCATCGCTCATCTGTTTTAGCAAATTCCACTTTCGTAACATCTCTTGTTTCTTAACGGCAGGTGCAGCAGAATAATACTTTTCAATCTCGTCAAGCGCATCATTCATTTCGGCGAATAAATATTGAAACATGGCTTGCATCCCACCCTCGGTAAAATGGATTAGTGCAGTAACCTAATCACATTTTCTGCGTAATGGGCAGTTTTCATTCCTTATTCCCATGGATTACATGATCGTAGCGTGAACTTCCTGTTGAACCGTTTGAACCGGTTTGTTCGCATCATTAACAAATACGACAGTTGGCTTATGACTTGCCATCTCTGCTGCATCCATCATCGCATAAGAGATAATAATAACCGTATCTCCCGGCTGAACAAGACGAGCTGCAGCACCATTCAGACAAATCGTTCCAGAGCCGCGCGGGCCGGGAATAACATAAGTCTCTAGTCTGGCTCCATTATTGTTATTCACAATCTGAACTTTCTCGTTCTCGAAAATATCCGCTGCTTCCATTAGATCGCGATCAATGGTAATACTTCCTACATAATTTAAATTTGCCTCTGTTACCGTTGCACGATGTATTTTTGATTTCATTAAAGTTCTAAACATGTGAGACCACCTTCACTTTCTGTAAACGATGATTATCGATCAGACGAGTTTTGCCGAATTTAACGGCTAAAGCCACAATCACATCTTCTAGATCGGTAAGTTTCTGTTCTTCATGTACCGGCTGCAAGCCGGGGAATGTCAAAATTTCCACATAGTCAATTACGGCAACAGGTGATTTCTTGATCTCTGCAGTAACCAGACTGCGAAGCTCACCAATAGTGATATCCGGACGTTCTTTACTTGCTTTCTCAGCAAGTGAAAGAGAACGTGATAAGCAGAGTGCCTGCGAACGTTCCTCACTGCTCAGATAGACGTTACGAGAGCTCAAAGCGAGCCCGTCGTCCTCTCTCATGATCGGGCAGGGAACAATGGTTACAGGCATATTTAAATCCGCAACCATTTGCGACAGCACTGCCACTTGCTGCGCATCTTTCATACCAAAAAATGCGAAATCAGGCTGTACGATATTGAACAGTTTGGCAACCACCGTAGTTACCCCGTCAAAGTGACCTGGACGAGAAGCACCGCATAGGCGTTCTGTCAGACCAGCGACCTTAATCGTTGTCTTCGTAGGCTGTGGATACATTTCTTTAACCGAAGGAATAAATACAATATCTACTCCTTCTTTTTCCGCTACCGCAAGATCTCTCTTCTCATCACGCGGGTAACTTTCGAAATCCTCATTTGGACCAAACTGGATCGGGTTCACAAAAATACTAAGAACAACAATATCTGTTTTGTTTCTTGCTTGTTTCATCAAACTGGCATGACCTTCATGCAGGTAACCCATTGTCGGCACAAAACCAACCGTTACTTCGGGTTTAGAAATCTGCTTTTTCATTCCTGCAATTTGTGATCTTAGCTCCTGAATAGTACGAACGGTAATCATCTTAATTGTCCACCTCTGCTTTACGATTTCCGTACAGCGATTCAACGACACCGTCTTCTGCCGTAAATACATGTTCCTGTGCTGGGAAAGATCTTTCTTTTACTTCTTTCACGTAGTTTGCAATGCTCTCACGAACGAGGGAACCTACATCACTGTACGTTTTCACAAAGCGCTTCGGAATATAAGGGGAAGCATACTGAACAATATCATGGAACACAAGAACTTGCCCATCGCATCCACGCCCTGCACCAATACCAATTGTCGGTATGCTAAGCTCACGAGAGATTGCTTCCGCTACTTCTTCAGTTACGAGCTCCAGTACTACTGCAAAAGCACCTGCTTTTTCTAGAGCCTTAGCGTCTTCAAGCAGACGTTTTGCATCTTGCGCGTCTTTTCCTTGTACTCGGAATCCACCAATTTGATTCACAGACTGAGGCGTTAGTCCAATGTGTCCGAGAACAGGAACACCTGCAGAAACAATGGTACGAACGGTATCTGCAATCTCAGCTCCGCCCTCCAGTTTTACGGCATGGGCATGCCCTTCTTGCATTAATCTGCGAACACCGCGCAAACTTTCGTCAATGCTGCCGTGATACGTCATAAAAGGCATATCTGCAACAATAAATGTATGC from Paenibacillus polygoni encodes the following:
- the panC gene encoding pantoate--beta-alanine ligase, translating into MITVRTIQELRSQIAGMKKQISKPEVTVGFVPTMGYLHEGHASLMKQARNKTDIVVLSIFVNPIQFGPNEDFESYPRDEKRDLAVAEKEGVDIVFIPSVKEMYPQPTKTTIKVAGLTERLCGASRPGHFDGVTTVVAKLFNIVQPDFAFFGMKDAQQVAVLSQMVADLNMPVTIVPCPIMREDDGLALSSRNVYLSSEERSQALCLSRSLSLAEKASKERPDITIGELRSLVTAEIKKSPVAVIDYVEILTFPGLQPVHEEQKLTDLEDVIVALAVKFGKTRLIDNHRLQKVKVVSHV
- a CDS encoding AAA family ATPase; protein product: MPKWTKEILIGATPVIILFLVYIGVNVVPLLLMGLLVGGVFLLMQMRGGLTVGASSERKRKKAGPPKLTFEEIGGQDSAKQELREALDFLIRHEEIQKFGIRPLKGILLTGPPGTGKTLMAKAAAHYTNSVFIATSGSEFVEMYVGVGAGRVRELFRDARTRAAKENKENAIIFIDEIDVIGGKREGGQQREYDQTLNQLLTEMDGIYTSDAPRILIIAATNRKEMLDSALLRPGRFDRHIQVDLPDKKGRRHILELHAKNKPLDKNINMDKIAEESYGFSGAQLESLMNEAAIYAMRDDSQYITQKHLSMAIDKVMMGEKTDRESNEDEKKRVAVHELGHAIAAEAVRPNSVGQVALSPRGQALGYVRHNPQVEQYLYTKDFLEAQIMIALGGAAAEEIYYGGRSTGSRNDFEQALDIVKTMISSGLTELGIVHLEMVSQADMSKENAAILNELFSRTKQLLIDHGPIFDQSLSILLKEEVLSGDEFRKLFKESTLLPA
- a CDS encoding cell wall elongation regulator TseB-like domain-containing protein — its product is MRRNRKKWIYISILTVLLILFGIYQFYVYVMKDQWAERDLAVSIAEQQAQLTSVTKTQKSVWGEESIYWTIEGTNSESKPIMVWVRFGMDHKPVSGKNSVHTELIENSFSEDEMYAKIAAELGNIEIIHLHPSYYNKTYVWQLFYKQDGKYVYRFYQFSDGTEIGNGYQLPD
- a CDS encoding redox-sensing transcriptional repressor Rex, whose product is MKSDKISEAVVRRLPVYLRYLQELYKREVTTVSSQELGLKLDLNPAQIRKDLAYFGDFGRKGIGYDVAYLIDKIRQILKIDQVINVALVGAGNLGQALSNYNRYVKDNMKIVAVFDSYDKKIGTMINTLTVQPMEELQDTVKERNIRIGIITVPDFEAQRVADCMVEAGIEAILNFAPIIIKAPPHIRIHTADFTTDLLSLAYYLESEEGKEVTEDE
- a CDS encoding amidohydrolase; the encoded protein is MNSHKWLIKNGQFAVSDPEWRIVKGYMLVENDKIVYIGEKLPEGEEETTVFDGKNLLFIPGLINTHGHAAMSLLRGYGDDLALQIWLQEKMWPMEEKFTADDVYWGASLSILEMIKGGTTAFLDMYDQMDQVAKVVEESGIRASLMRGVIGFGSDELRAAKLAEATSFAKEWNGQANGRITTMLSPHAPYTCGPEFIEKFVQAAHDLDLPLHTHMSETKAEVEQNVKDYGLRPVAHLEKLGFFSRPSLVAHAVHLTDEEIEILAKYNVAVAHNPGSNLKLASGVARVPDLLKAGVVVSLATDGPASNNNLDMFEEMRLAALIHKGVSGDPTAVPATEALRMGTEYGAKSIYVEDTGTLAAGKKADFIAIDLDQAHFLPYSDLISHVVYSASAKDVKHVWVDGKQLLKDGEALTLDEERIKREAESAFKGLKAR
- a CDS encoding tetratricopeptide repeat protein encodes the protein MFQYLFAEMNDALDEIEKYYSAAPAVKKQEMLRKWNLLKQMSDGIMDEWMSFEEKMARIRESGLFRGTDPFTMIPELKLQSFVKGQGYFKLLMYKHAAEEFNKVVELYPESLMSRLYLAVSYLHLEETHVAAKELNRILLNSDQPRLKALAYNALGCIHAKHTDLEKALSCFALSLKLDPSLQEPLYNLEACRSNSGKLHYGTQLLALS
- the panD gene encoding aspartate 1-decarboxylase; this encodes MFRTLMKSKIHRATVTEANLNYVGSITIDRDLMEAADIFENEKVQIVNNNNGARLETYVIPGPRGSGTICLNGAAARLVQPGDTVIIISYAMMDAAEMASHKPTVVFVNDANKPVQTVQQEVHATIM
- the dinG gene encoding ATP-dependent DNA helicase DinG, yielding MKFAVLDFETTGTQSDGEITQVGLTIIDHDLSIKETYSSYVNPGVPIPPFITGLTGISDDDVKDAPHLEEMMMELVPLLDDVVLVGHNVAFDFYFLQNALDRCGYLPFTGRILDTMDFLKICFPSLSSYQLGYVSTEFGFEHDRPHQADSDALATAHVFLKSIDELRGLPLITLQRLSDLFPAEESDFGWFLDGLLTEKESEPIQDLDGQKYYRQLALAIDDWSTIAPPRDEHAPNPLENESFSAYMEKVQQNLKDKLPNYEQREAQNMMFDEVNKALYEDKHLLIEAGTGTGKSLGYLLPSIYQSVKQETKVTVSTHTINLQEQLRERDLPLLTKVVPFPFKAAIFKGRGHYLCLRKFEQKLNNKEFATPKEDVFTAAQMLVWLTQTETGDDEELNLSHRGTDFWETVQSESESCLGRSCPWFKKCFYHRARHEAGIADVVITNHSKLFTDVKASHQLLPSYDYLVIDEAHHLEDVAGKHLGMHMKYFSVVHTLTRLFKDSRNGQFPALRQQIDQSGHEKYVEWTSAIDELFPFALEAKEEWDTLSDMLFKLLPERMDAAPGDSGQFSLRLKPQSKPKAWDKISKHENQFYVTVGEMVRKADKLLGEVREELDDYASDSLITDITGLVRDLAELRDNLRLFMRLDDTGTVYWLEASGQFRSKSLQLYAVPVDVSSHLKELFFDKKHSVILTSATLSVDKSFQFMIDQLGLSEAQEKGRLLTSLLPSPFNYRDQALLVIPRDFPSVKGSVGDDHFVSMLVTSLAETAKATKGRMLVLFTSYRMLRQVHEPLKEALAASDITVLGQGVDTGSRTKLTRRFQEAKASVLLGTSSFWEGVDIPGEALTCLAIVRLPFQPPSHPVVEAKSELLEKEKKNPFMKLSVPQAVIRFKQGFGRLVRTAQDRGIVIVYDTRVIESYYGKYFLYSLPGPKMEHMVTEKMVPRISEWLMEHETNKE
- the panB gene encoding 3-methyl-2-oxobutanoate hydroxymethyltransferase; its protein translation is MAAVKKPLNIVKMKKMKENKEPITMVTAYDYPSALLAEEAGVDMILVGDSLGNVVLGYNSTIPVTLDDMVYHSRSVARGAEHTFIVADMPFMTYHGSIDESLRGVRRLMQEGHAHAVKLEGGAEIADTVRTIVSAGVPVLGHIGLTPQSVNQIGGFRVQGKDAQDAKRLLEDAKALEKAGAFAVVLELVTEEVAEAISRELSIPTIGIGAGRGCDGQVLVFHDIVQYASPYIPKRFVKTYSDVGSLVRESIANYVKEVKERSFPAQEHVFTAEDGVVESLYGNRKAEVDN